A single Perca flavescens isolate YP-PL-M2 chromosome 2, PFLA_1.0, whole genome shotgun sequence DNA region contains:
- the LOC114572075 gene encoding tripartite motif-containing protein 29-like, protein MSALHVWFSFNSSSSEQQVSKPGEVLCDVCTRTELKALKSCLVCLEPHLTASRLKRNQLIDPVENLEGRMCTKHDKPLELFCKTDQTCVCMLCTVLDHKMHDVVPLKEGYEGKKAELGKTEAEIQQMIQKRRLKIQEIKHSVDLSEEDADREIAEGVQVFTSLKESVERGLNSVQSLNIQQPPPTKDWTEVSVHQSYEGTVLKAVVQLEDTLSKEMKKLLEAELKRVQQYAVDVTES, encoded by the exons ATGTCAGCTCTTCATGTGTGGTTTTCATTCAATAGCAGCAGCTCAGAGCAACAAGTGTCAAAACCAGGAGAAGTTCTCTGTGACGTCTGCACTAGAACTGAACTCAAGGCCCTGAAGTCCTGCCTGGTGTGTCTGGAGCCTCATCTGACAGCTTCACGTCTGAAAAGAAATCAGCTGATTGACCCTGTGGAGAACCTGGAAGGCAGGATGTGTACTAAACACGATAAACCTCTGGAGCTGTTCTGTAAGACCGACCAGACATGTGTCTGCATGCTCTGCACTGTTTTAGACCACAAGATGCATGATGTTGTTCCTCTGAAAGAAGGATATGAAGGAAAGAAGGCAGAGCTAGGGAAGACAGAGGCTGAAATTCAgcagatgatccagaagagaCGACTGAAGATTCAGGAGATTAAACACTCAGTCGACCTCAGTGAggaagatgcagacagagagatagcagaaggtgttcaggtcttcacttctctgaaggagtctgttgagagaggcctgaat agTGTCCAGTCCCTAAACATCCAACAACCTCCACCCACCAAGGACTGGACAGAGGTCAGCGTCCATCAATCATATGAGGGGACTGTGTTGAAAGCTGTGGTTCAGCTGGAGGACACACTAAGTAAAGAGATGAAGAAGCTGCTTGAAGCCGAGCTGAAGAGGGTCCAGCAGTATGCAGTGGATGTGACTGAGTCCTGA
- the LOC114565317 gene encoding E3 ubiquitin-protein ligase TRIM21-like has product MAAANYLSSEDQFLCSICLDVFTDPVSTPCGHNFCKNCITEHWNTSNRCLCPICKEGFTTRPDLRVNTLFSEMVAQFRQSAQQKASSSSSEQQVFKPGEVPCDVCTGTKLKALKSCLVCLVSYCQTHLEPHLTASRLKRHQLIVPVENLEGRMCTKHDKPLELFCKTDQTCVCMLCTVLDHKMHDVVPLKEEYEGKKAELGKTEAEIQQMIQKRRLKIQEVKHSVYLSEEDADREIAEGVQVFTSLKESVERGLNELINTIKEKQKTTEKQAEAFIKELEQEISELMKRSTEVEQLSRSEDHLHLLQSVQSLNIQQPPPTKDWTEVSLRPSSYEGTVVKAVVQLEETLSKEMKKLLESELKWVQQYAVDVTLDPDTAHPELILSDDGKQVNHGDVRKNLPDNPQRFSRYCIVLGKQSFSSGRFYFEVQFTGNTEWVLGVARESINRKREITASPQKGFWTIVVIKRNDCYALADPPVRLSLKSPPQKVGVFVDYEEGLVSFYDVNAAALIYSFTGCSFTEKLFPYFGPYSNDGGKNSAPLIISPVRIN; this is encoded by the coding sequence ATGGCTGCTGCAAACTATCTGTCATCTGAAGATCAGTTTCTgtgctccatctgtctggatgtgttcaCTGATCCTGTCAGCACACCATGTGGACACAACTTCTGCAAAAACTGCATCACTGAACACTGGAATACTAGTAACAGGTGCCTTTGTCCCATCTGTAAGGAGGGTTTTACCACAAGACCTGATTTGAGAGTCAACACTTTGTTCTCTGAGATGGTTGCTCAATTCAGACAGTCAGCTCAACagaaagccagcagcagcagctcagagcaACAAGTGTTCAAACCAGGAGAAGTTCCCTGTGACGTCTGCACTGGAACCAAACTGAAGGCCCTGAAGTCCTGCCTGGTGTGTCTCGTCTCCTACTGTCAGACTCACCTGGAGCCTCATCTGACAGCTTCACGTTTGAAAAGACATCAGCTGATCGTCCCTGTGGAGAACCTGGAAGGCAGGATGTGTACTAAGCACGATAAACCTCTGGAGCTGTTCTGTAAGACCGACCAGACATGTGTCTGCATGCTCTGCACTGTTTTAGACCACAAGATGCATGATGTTGTTCCTCTGAAAGAAGAATATGAAGGAAAGAAGGCAGAGCTGGGGAAGACAGAGGCTGAAATTCAgcagatgatccagaagagaCGACTGAAGATTCAGGAGGTCAAACACTCAGTCTACCTCAGTGAggaagatgcagacagagagatagcagaaggtgttcaggtcttcacttctctgaaggagtctgttgagagaggcctgaatgagctcatcaacaccatcaaagagaagcagaaaacaacagaaaaacaggccgaagctttcatcaaagagctggaacaggaaatctctgagctgatgaagagaagcactgaggtggagcagctctCACGCTCTGAAGAtcacctccatcttctccagagTGTCCAGTCCCTAAACATCCAACAACCTCCACCCACCAAGGACTGGACAGAGGTCAGCCTCCGTCCATCATCATATGAGGGGACTGTGGTGAAAGCTGTGGTTCAGCTGGAGGAGACACTCAGTAAAGAGATGAAGAAGCTGCTTGAGTCTGAGCTGAAGTGGGTCCAGCAGTATGCAGTGGATGTGACTCTTGATCCTGATACAGCACATCCTGAACTCATCCTGTCTGATGATGGGAAACAAGTGAATCATGGTGATGTGAGGAAGAATCTCCCAGACAACCCACAGAGATTTTCtcgttactgtattgttttaGGAAAACAGAGTTTCTCTTCAGGCAGATTTTACTTTGAGGTTCAATTTACAGGAAACACTGAATGGGTTTTAGGAGTGGCCAGAGAGTCTATCAACAGGAAGAGAGAAATCACAGCGAGCCCTCAGAAAGGTTTCTGGACTATAGTGGTTATAAAGAGAAATGATTGCTACGCTCTTGCTGACCCTCCAGTCCGTCTCTCTCTGAAGTCTCCTCctcagaaggtgggggtgtttgtggattatgaggagggtctggtctccttttatgacgtaaatgctgcagctcttatctactcctttactggctgctccttcactgagaaactcttcCCGTACTTCGGTCCATATAGTAATGATGGTGGTAAAAACTCTGCCCCTCTGATCATCTCTCCTGTCAGAATAAACTAA